One window of the Thermococcus sp. P6 genome contains the following:
- a CDS encoding DUF58 domain-containing protein yields MRKSLIGYALWAVLIGTIFLSPGMIALAVVPLSVLALAVLIDPPGGIGVRRRLSKSEVWLGEEVEIRVEVEVERGIGLVVIRDPLPKSVALTSGNNVGVFFKGLKPLRAEYSYRIRPLRRGSYRLPESEVTTRNPLGVRYLWGLYGEELELRAIPRIIRAVPMAQTSRKARISVPETSFSITGSLSTDFREIREYQTGDPVKLINWKATARIGRVMTNEFEREGKKTVLFVVDAREGMKVGAGSESPYEHAMNLVSSMAHRFLRKDYHVGLYLLGTGKFLPPATGQRQLHAMVRTMMEFERVQTAEEGFDDSIERLKRILLQYRPLVVYVSNVLEGTLMETRRGILKVTSLHRGSSKPVIVDVSPPLEAEAGTLIEIEKRVIAEELEKAGAYVVRWLPEQEDTGRVLSRLLGEIG; encoded by the coding sequence ATGAGGAAGAGTCTTATCGGCTACGCCCTCTGGGCCGTACTCATCGGAACGATCTTCCTCTCGCCCGGGATGATAGCACTCGCGGTGGTGCCCCTCTCGGTCCTCGCCCTCGCGGTGCTCATTGACCCACCGGGTGGAATAGGGGTAAGACGAAGGCTCTCAAAGTCCGAAGTGTGGCTGGGGGAGGAGGTGGAGATCCGGGTAGAGGTTGAGGTGGAAAGGGGAATCGGGCTGGTCGTCATCAGGGATCCCCTCCCGAAGAGCGTCGCCCTGACCTCGGGAAACAACGTCGGGGTTTTCTTCAAGGGGCTCAAACCGCTGAGGGCTGAGTACTCCTACAGGATAAGGCCCCTCCGCAGGGGATCCTACAGGCTGCCGGAGAGTGAGGTGACGACGAGGAACCCCCTCGGGGTAAGGTACCTCTGGGGGCTTTACGGCGAAGAACTGGAACTCAGGGCGATCCCCCGTATCATCAGGGCGGTTCCAATGGCACAAACGAGCAGAAAGGCGAGGATAAGCGTCCCCGAAACGAGCTTCTCGATAACCGGGTCCCTCTCCACGGACTTCAGGGAGATAAGGGAATACCAAACCGGCGATCCGGTGAAGCTCATAAACTGGAAGGCCACCGCCCGGATCGGGAGGGTTATGACAAACGAGTTCGAAAGGGAGGGCAAGAAGACGGTTCTCTTCGTGGTCGACGCAAGGGAGGGGATGAAGGTGGGGGCCGGAAGCGAGAGCCCCTACGAGCACGCCATGAACCTCGTCTCTTCGATGGCCCACCGCTTTCTGAGAAAGGACTACCACGTGGGCCTCTACCTGCTCGGAACCGGGAAGTTCCTGCCCCCCGCAACGGGACAGAGGCAGCTTCACGCGATGGTGCGGACCATGATGGAATTCGAGAGGGTTCAAACGGCTGAAGAGGGCTTCGACGATTCCATCGAGAGGCTGAAGAGGATCCTCCTTCAGTACAGACCCCTCGTGGTGTACGTCTCCAACGTGCTCGAGGGAACCCTCATGGAAACCAGAAGGGGAATCCTGAAGGTAACGTCCCTTCACAGGGGAAGCTCCAAACCGGTCATCGTCGATGTTTCTCCGCCCCTCGAGGCGGAGGCGGGCACTTTGATCGAGATAGAGAAGAGGGTCATAGCGGAGGAGCTCGAAAAGGCCGGTGCCTACGTCGTCCGCTGGCTTCCGGAACAGGAGGATACCGGTAGGGTGCTGAGCAGGTTGCTGGGGGAGATAGGATGA
- a CDS encoding MoxR family ATPase, whose protein sequence is MELKEAFETLGEIVDRISSVYIGNEAVIRKTLAAALVNGNVLFEDYPGLGKTLLAKALGRVLGLKYTRVQFTPDLLPADILGTKVWRQNLGTFELIKGPVFTNVLLADEINRAPPKTQSALLEAMQERQVTIEGETFPLERPFFVIATQNPIELEGTYPLPEAQLDRFLVRLRLGYPKTLRDEVEILEARLSWRKDDPTADLKPLIDRETFVEMQELVERRIFIERALLEYIAELIRNARSDERVEAGPSPRGGIALMKVAKANALLEGRDFVLPDDVKAYAIDALAHRVVVRPEYAFEGVTGEEIIRETLRRTSVPKGAEGR, encoded by the coding sequence ATGGAGTTAAAAGAGGCCTTTGAAACCCTTGGTGAGATAGTTGACAGGATTTCAAGCGTTTACATAGGGAACGAGGCCGTCATCAGGAAAACTCTGGCCGCAGCGCTCGTGAACGGGAACGTTCTTTTCGAGGACTACCCCGGACTGGGTAAAACGCTACTGGCGAAGGCCCTTGGAAGGGTTCTGGGACTGAAGTACACGCGGGTCCAGTTCACACCGGATCTTCTTCCGGCGGACATTCTGGGAACCAAGGTCTGGAGGCAGAACCTCGGAACTTTCGAGCTCATAAAAGGCCCGGTATTCACGAACGTTCTCCTCGCGGACGAGATCAACAGGGCACCCCCGAAGACCCAGAGCGCTTTGCTCGAGGCGATGCAGGAGAGGCAGGTGACCATCGAGGGCGAAACCTTCCCCCTCGAGAGGCCTTTTTTCGTGATAGCCACCCAGAACCCGATAGAGCTCGAGGGGACCTACCCCCTCCCTGAGGCCCAGCTCGACCGCTTTCTGGTGCGCCTCAGGCTCGGCTACCCAAAAACCCTGAGGGACGAGGTTGAGATCCTCGAAGCGCGTCTATCTTGGAGAAAGGACGACCCAACGGCCGACCTAAAGCCTCTGATCGATCGCGAGACTTTCGTGGAAATGCAGGAGCTCGTAGAGAGGCGGATCTTCATAGAAAGGGCCCTGCTTGAGTACATAGCCGAACTGATCAGGAACGCGCGTTCCGATGAGAGGGTCGAGGCGGGACCGAGTCCCCGGGGAGGCATAGCGCTTATGAAAGTTGCCAAGGCAAACGCCCTCCTCGAGGGACGGGATTTCGTCCTGCCGGATGATGTAAAGGCCTACGCCATCGACGCACTGGCCCACAGGGTTGTCGTCAGGCCGGAGTACGCCTTCGAAGGGGTTACCGGGGAGGAGATCATCAGGGAGACCCTGAGGAGAACGTCCGTTCCCAAAGGGGCTGAGGGTAGATGA